The proteins below are encoded in one region of Flavobacterium nackdongense:
- a CDS encoding bifunctional 5,10-methylenetetrahydrofolate dehydrogenase/5,10-methenyltetrahydrofolate cyclohydrolase translates to MQILDGKKTSEDIKNEIAAEVQRMKADGQKVPHLAAVIVGTNGASLTYVGSKVRSCQQIGFESTLVALPETITETELLEKIKELNEDDDLDGYIVQLPLPKHIDEQKILMAIDPDKDVDGFHPANFGKMALEMETFLPATPYGIMELLERYKVETSGKHTVVIGRSHIVGRPMSILMSRKGYPGDSTVTLTHSRTKNIEEYTKNADIIITALGVPNYLKADMVKDGVVVIDVGITRVEDASHPKGYVITGDVDFAEVSKKSSFITPVPGGVGPMTIAMLLKNTLLARKIRSGN, encoded by the coding sequence ATGCAAATATTAGACGGAAAAAAAACATCTGAAGATATCAAAAACGAGATCGCTGCCGAAGTACAAAGAATGAAAGCCGACGGTCAAAAAGTACCACATTTAGCAGCAGTTATTGTGGGTACAAATGGAGCTAGTTTGACTTATGTAGGGAGTAAGGTAAGATCTTGTCAGCAAATTGGTTTCGAATCGACTTTGGTTGCTTTACCAGAAACTATTACTGAAACTGAACTGTTGGAAAAAATTAAAGAGCTCAACGAAGATGATGATTTAGATGGATATATCGTTCAGTTGCCTTTGCCAAAACATATTGATGAACAAAAAATCCTGATGGCAATTGATCCCGATAAAGATGTTGATGGGTTTCATCCTGCCAATTTTGGAAAAATGGCTTTGGAAATGGAGACTTTTTTACCAGCCACTCCTTATGGAATAATGGAATTATTGGAACGTTACAAAGTAGAAACCTCAGGAAAACATACCGTAGTTATTGGACGTAGCCACATTGTAGGCCGACCAATGAGTATTTTGATGAGCCGCAAAGGCTATCCAGGAGATTCAACAGTAACGTTGACTCATAGCAGAACTAAAAATATTGAAGAATACACCAAAAACGCCGATATTATTATTACTGCTCTTGGAGTTCCCAATTATTTGAAAGCGGATATGGTAAAAGATGGCGTTGTAGTAATCGACGTGGGAATCACTAGAGTGGAAGACGCTTCGCACCCAAAAGGATATGTCATCACTGGTGATGTTGATTTTGCTGAGGTTAGCAAAAAGTCCTCATTCATTACACCTGTTCCGGGTGGAGTAGGGCCAATGACGATTGCTATGTTGTTGAAAAATACATTATTAGCGCGAAAAATAAGAAGTGGAAATTAA